One Spinacia oleracea cultivar Varoflay chromosome 4, BTI_SOV_V1, whole genome shotgun sequence DNA segment encodes these proteins:
- the LOC110777515 gene encoding uncharacterized protein, with product MESKSREWMQCKKSDPSVKDVVSCPCVKCNNERRKCRDEIELDLLKFGIFKSYTRWLRHGESISDQATHNNIINESNEFQEHEHDEMLDMLHEAFGVPLENDVEGERDKVSEGGDPKDAAEAFYKLMGDLELELYPGCKQFSKLSFLVKLFHIKCLTGIPDKSLEMVLSLFKEALPKDNTLPESYYEAEKIIKNLSLESIKIDACPNNCMLFWKEHADAEECVKCHASRWKKSKPSSESSTSQSKPKKIPSKTMRYFPLIPRLQRIFMPTKTAASMRWHSDERVDDPDGVMRHPADSKAWKSFDEQYPTFASEPRNVRLGLASDGFSPFRNGHIPHSTWPVVLIPYNLPPCLCMKQPSFILSMLIPGPKGPKDKIDVYLQPLIEDLKLLWEVGVETYDASKKENFRMFASLLWTISDYPAYGDLSCWSTGGAVGCPSCNSDTCSRWLSNGGKHCYMGHRRFLRMDHMWRYDGSTFDGKQELRPKPKQLSGEELLQQVNDEQAASKHTSKKRRRTKKKEKATKLWRKKSIFFELPYWSSLLIRHNLDVMHIEKNSLHPIRDPNNPTEIPKEFPPAPFTLSLEQKRNLCNFLTSVKFSDGYASNISRNSSLKERKLSGLESHDYHVILEHLLPLAIRDWPVSLSAPLIKLSEFFRELCSKALKIDELEKLEEQIGVTLCELERIFPPSFFVIMMHLPVHLASKALIAGPVQYRWMYPIERYLSKLIGYVRNKGHPEGSMAEGYLLEECLTFCSRYMDDIETKFNKQDRIYDDDGDDDISSTDCIPIFGIRGRAFGKENPRLFSTKEWEEIHYYVLNNCKEVQPFIE from the exons ATGGAGTCAAAGAGTCGTGAGTGGATGCAGTGCAAAAAAAGTGACCCTAG TGTCAAAGATGTGGTGTCTTGTCCGTGTGTGAAATGCAACAACGAAAGGAGAAAATGTAGAGATGAAATAGAGTTGGATTTGcttaaatttggaatttttaaGAGTTATACACGCTGGTTGCGGCATGGGGAAAGCATCAGTGATCAGGCAACTCATAACAATATCATAAACGAGTCAAATGAATTCCAGGAGCATGAGCATGATGAAATGTTAGATATGCTACATGAGGCATTTGGAGTACCGCTAGAAAATGATGTTGAGGGAGAGAGAGATAAAGTGAGTGAAGGTGGAGATCCTAAAGATGCAGCAGAAGCTTTTTACAAATTGATGGGTGATCTTGAGTTGGAGCTATATCCTGGGTGTAAGCAATTCTCTAAGTTGTCCTTCTTAGTTAAGTTGTTTCACATAAAGTGCTTAACTGGAATACCCGACAAAAGTTTGGAAATGGTTCTTAGCCTATTCAAAGAAGCATTACCTAAGGATAACACTTTGCCAGAATCTTATTATGAAGCTGAAAAGATCATAAAGAACTTGTCGCTTGAATCCATTAAGATTGACGCATGCCCTAATAACTGCATGTTATTTTGGAAGGAGCATGCCGATGCAGAGGAATGTGTAAAGTGTCATGCTTCTAGATGGAAAAAGAGCAAACCAAGTAGCGAATCTTCTACCTCACAATCTAAGCCTAAGAAGATTCCTAGCAAGACAATGCGTTATTTTCCGTTGATCCCTAGGCTTCAAAGAATTTTCATGCCAACCAAAACCGCTGCAAGTATGAGATGGCATAGCGATGAACGTGTTGATGATCCTGATGGAGTAATGAGACATCCAGCGGACTCCAAAGCCTGGAAATCATTTGATGAACAATATCCAACATTTGCCTCCGAGCCTCGAAATGTTCGCCTCGGTTTAGCAAGTGATGGGTTTAGCCCCTTTAGAAATGGACATATTCCCCACAGTACATGGCCGGTAGTTCTTATCCCGTATAATTTGCCTCCATGTCTTTGCATGAAGCAACCATCTTTTATTCTCTCTATGCTTATCCCGGGTCCTAAGGGGCCCAAAGATAAGATTGATGTTTACTTGCAACCTCTAATAGAGGATTTGAAGTTGCTTTGGGAAGTTGGTGTTGAAACATACGATGCCTCAAAGAAAGAGAATTTTAGAATGTTTGCTTCTTTGCTGTGGACTATAAGTGATTATCCTGCATATGGTGATCTATCTTGTTGGAGTACTGGCGGAGCTGTTGGTTGTCCTTCTTGTAACAGTGATACTTGTTCTAGGTGGTTGTCAAATGGGGGAAAACATTGTTATATGGGTCATCGTAGATTTTTACGTATGGATCATATGTGGAGATACGATGGAAGTACTTTTGATGGGAAGCAAGAGTTAAGACCAAAACCTAAGCAGTTATCTGGTGAGGAACTGCTACAACAGGTTAATGATGAACAAGCTGCTTCAAAACATACTTCAAAAAAGAGGCGACGCACAAAGAAGAAGGAAAAGGCAACAAAATTATGGCGAAAGAAAAGCATTTTCTTTGAATTGCCATATTGGAGTAGTCTTTTAATACGCCATAATTTGGATGTGATGCACATTGAAAAAAAC TCATTGCATCCTATAAGGGATCCTAATAATCCAACTGAGATCCCAAAAGAGTTCCCACCAGCTCCTTTTACCTTATCTTTGGAGCAAAAGAGGAATCTGTGTAACTTTTTGACTAGTGTGAAATTTTCGGATGGGTATGCTTCAAATATTTCACGAAATTCCTCACTTAAAGAACGTAAACTCTCTGGGTTGGAAAGTCACGATTATCATGTTATCTTGGAGCATTTATTGCCTCTTGCCATACGTGACTGGCCCGTATCATTGTCCGCTCCACTTATTAAGTTGAGCGAATTTTTTAGAGAGTTATGTTCTAAAGCATTGAAGATTGACGAGTTAGAGAAACTCGAAGAGCAAATTGGTGTTACCCTTTGTGAGTTGGAACGAATTTTCCCACCATCCTTTTTTGTGATTATGATGCACTTACCCGTACACCTTGCAAGTAAGGCTTTGATTGCTGGGCCAGTTCAGTATCGATGGATGTACCCTATTGAAAG ATATCTTAGCAAACTAATAGGGTATGTACGCAATAAAGGTCACCCGGAGGGATCAATGGCAGAAGGTTATCTTTTAGAGGAGTGCTTGACATTTTGTTCGAGATATATGGATGATATAGAAACAAAATTCAACAAGCAAGATAGAAtttatgatgatgatggtgatgatgatattAGTTCAACTGACTGCATTCCTATATTCGGGATAAGAGGTAGAGCATTTGGGAAGGAAAATCCTCGTTTATTTAGTACAAAGGAATGGGAAGAAATTCACTATTATGTGTTGAACAATTGTAAAGAAGTGCAACCATTCATCGAGTAA
- the LOC110777519 gene encoding protein ALP1-like has product MEYSALTAEITLRSVVTKPNKIAVGELGGVWLKQWFAASISLPLFLSLISSSLSVEFLPLSADLTSYSLHLHQFSDQTVIEMARLGKKRSAKQLQLVITMVIVVFMMYWVWYLTSVASIRGAQIRERKKNKRLFRSLFLNHLIRESDVNCKSLLCVNRRTFSIICEMVRDIGGLSGTKNMSLQEIVAMFLYTLAHHQKNRTIGNHFLRSGETVSRQFNLCLRAILKLHEHLLHKPTAIPDDCEDERWKPFKNCLGALDGTYINVRVPSQERGKYRTRKGTLAMNVLGVCSTNMEFIYVLPDWEGSAHDVRVLRNALSRPNGFKVPRGNYYLVDAGYTNCQGFLAPYRGQRYHLKEWEGRRPESAEEYFNMKHARARNVVERCFGLLKGRWSILRSPSFFPIRTQGRIVMACCLLHNLIRSVMPTDDIEEGELSEDDSDDDDDEPEFITSVKTTDKWTNFRNT; this is encoded by the exons ATGGAGTATTCGGCCTTAACAGCAGAAATAACACTTCGAAGTGTAGTTACTAAGCCGAATAAG ATAGCAGTTGGGGAATTAGGAGGTGTTTG GCTCAAACAATGGTTCGCCGCTTCCATTTCTctccctctctttctctctcttatctCCTCCTCTCTCTCTGTTGAATTTCTCCCCCTCTCCGCCGATCTCACAAGTTATTCGCTTCATCTTCATCAATTTTCCGATCAAACG GTTATTGAAATGGCACGTCTAGGGAAGAAAAGAAGCGCAAAACAACTTCAGTTAGTAATTACAATGGTTATTGTGGTTTTTATGATGTATTGGGTTTGGTATTTGACGAGTGTTGCTTCAATTAGGGGTGCTCAAATTAgggaaagaaaaaagaataagAGATTGTTTCGCTCATTATTCTTGAATCATTTAATAAGAGAGAGCGATGTAAATTGCAAAAGTTTACTTTGTGTTAATAGACGTACCTTTAGTATCATTTGTGAGATGGTTAGAGATATTGGAGGCTTAAGTGGAACTAAAAACATGTCTCTTCAAGAGATAGTAGCCATGTTTTTGTACACATTAGCTCACCACCAAAAGAATAGAACTATAGGAAACCACTTTTTAAGAAGTGGGGAAACCGTGAGTCGACAATTTAACCTATGTCTAAGGGCCATCCTCAAATTGCATGAACACTTACTTCACAAGCCCACGGCGATACCTGATGATTGTGAAGATGAAAGGTGGAAACCTTTCAAG AATTGCCTAGGAGCTTTAGATGGCACTTACATTAATGTGAGAGTACCTTCACAAGAAAGAGGAAAGTATCGAACAAGGAAAGGAACTCTTGCTATGAATGTATTGGGTGTTTGTTCGACCAATATGGAGTTTATTTATGTACTCCCGGATTGGGAAGGCTCCGCCCATGATGTACGAGTCCTTCGCAATGCTCTCTCTAGGCCAAATGGTTTTAAGGTACCTCGTG GTAATTACTATTTGGTTGATGCGGGATATACCAACTGTCAGGGATTTCTTGCTCCTTACAGAGGGCAAAGATATCACCTTAAAGAATGGGAGGGAAGACGGCCTGAAAGTGCTGAAGAATATTTTAATATGAAGCATGCTAGAGCAAGAAATGTGGTAGAGAGGTGTTTTGGTTTACTTAAAGGAAGATGGAGCATACTTAGGAGTCCCTCATTTTTTCCCATTCGCACCCAGGGCCGTATTGTTATGGCTTGTTGTTTACttcataatttaattaggagtGTCATGCCTACAGATGATATAGAGGAAGGTGAGTTGAGTGAAGATGactctgatgatgatgatgacgaaCCGGAATTTATAACAAGTGTTAAAACTACGGATAAATGGACCAATTTTAGAAACACATGA